The genomic interval CTGTGTCCCCAGGGAGTTTGTAGCCCTTTTCCCCTCACAGAGAGACGTGCTTTAAAGGGTGATAGGACATTAGCAGCCACCTAAAGGAGTATACTGGTGGTTTAGAGGAGGTGTGCTAATACAAGTAGAGAGACTCAGACTCTTCTGCTTTCTCGCCGCTTGCCCACTTCCCCTCTCACATGCATACTTCGCTTCCATTCTGTGCGTCCAGGAACGTCTGGTCCTGACCAGTGAGCACTGGATCGTTCTGGTCCCCTTCTGGGCAGTGTGGCCTTTCCAGACACTACTGCTGCCCCGGCGGCACGTGCAGCGGTTACCTGAGCTGACCCCTGCTGAGCGTGATGGTGAGTCTCCCGAGTAGGACAGTGGGACTGGGTGCTGGATAGAATAGCTCTGATGGGACCAGCATCTATTCCCCGGGGGTGAAGatcagcctctgcttccagatCTAGCCTCCATCATGAAGCGGCTCTTGACCAAGTATGACAACCTATTTGAGACATCCTTTCCCTACTCCATGGGCTGGCATGGTAAGTAAGGCTTTTGGGGTTGGGGTCACCTCAACAATATTTCTGGACTCTTAGATTCTGGCTTAGGGAACTACAATCCCTACAAGGCCTTAAAGCACTTGTTGGCCTTAAAACAACTGTCCGGAGTAGGGGTACTGGGACTGAGAGAAGAGAGATTTGGTGACACTGTTACTGACTGCTCCCTAATGCTGGAGCTCCCTGGTGGAAAATAGCAGGAGATGGCCTGGCTTAGGGGAGAGGCTAGACTGAAGGCTGACAAAGGGCCTCCCAGACCATCTCTGTCTTCTTGTCAGGAGCTCCCACCGGCTTAAAGACTGGAGCCACTTGTGATCACTGGCAGCTCCATGCTCACTACTACCCCCCACTCCTGCGATCTGCTACTGTCAGGAAGTTCATGGTTGGCTATGAAATGCTTGCCCAGGCCCAGCGTGACCTCACTCCTGAACAGGTCAGGACTCACATCCTGGGTCGTCATATCCTTTCACCTCATTTCCTCACAGGGTCTCAGCAGTCACGACCCTCCAGAGCCTCATAAAAATCTCTGCCTTCCTAGAACTCAGTCACTGTTTCGACTCCACCCCCTGGTGACTTCAGCTATCCTGAACTAATTGTCCCCGTCCCTCCTCAGTATTTTCTGGGCCCAGAAGGCCTCCGTACAGTTCTGGGTGACCCTTACTACCCCTGATAGCTTCTTGTCCCCTTACAGGCTGCTGAAAGGTTAAGGGCGCTTCCTGAGGTACACTATTCCCTGGCGCAGAAAGACCAGGAAACAGCAGCCATCGCTTGATTGTGACCACAGCAGGGCCTTGAATCTTTGTACCTGACAGACCTGGGACCTGGAGTTCGGGCAGATGTAACATCAATAAAACTGCGTCTCACATTTTAACCATGTTTTCTGACACCAGAGGAGTGTGGACTCTTACATTTCTGGAGTTTGGGTAAAGGCTCAATGTGACTCCAAACACTCATGCCTATGGATTTTGAAAAATTTGGTGCAAGAATCCGCTTTACCAAGCCAGacgtgatggtgcatgcctgtaattccaacacatGGGAGGCTGGATTAGGAttgggaatttgaggcc from Mastomys coucha isolate ucsf_1 unplaced genomic scaffold, UCSF_Mcou_1 pScaffold18, whole genome shotgun sequence carries:
- the Galt gene encoding galactose-1-phosphate uridylyltransferase isoform X6, which produces MCFHPWSDVTLPLMSVPEIRAVIDAWASVTEELGAQYPWVQIFENKGAMMGCSNPHPHCQVWASSFLPDIAQREERSQQTYHSQHGKPLLLEYGHQELLRKERLVLTSEHWIVLVPFWAVWPFQTLLLPRRHVQRLPELTPAERDDLASIMKRLLTKYDNLFETSFPYSMGWHGAPTGLKTGATCDHWQLHAHYYPPLLRSATVRKFMVGYEMLAQAQRDLTPEQAAERLRALPEVHYSLAQKDQETAAIA